One window of Triticum dicoccoides isolate Atlit2015 ecotype Zavitan chromosome 5A, WEW_v2.0, whole genome shotgun sequence genomic DNA carries:
- the LOC119297785 gene encoding uncharacterized protein LOC119297785, producing the protein MAAIGAFFSGQVNRVKDVANQQQALTRRQSASGQDFPGSGHRPADRKTWMAELGPERLRVHQVVWPGTHNSATAEIGVPFVTRPFAQCQSLSVYHQLATGCRLLDVRVQKDRRVCHGPLVASYTVDVVIDDVRRFLSETASEVLVLEVRTEFGHEDPPEFAKYLVERLGEHLIPQDEAVFRKTIAELLPRRVICVWKPRNSPAPARGGPLWSGGYLRDNWINTDLPEKKFDGNLASLAQQPDPAAARRFLYRVENTLTPQTDNPVLLVEPVTRRIHRFARFFIAQAFARGLGGKLQVFSTDFIDGDFVDACAGVTKARVDGAA; encoded by the coding sequence ATGGCCGCCATAGGCGCCTTCTTCTCGGGACAGGTCAACCGCGTCAAGGACGTGGCCAACCAGCAGCAGGCGCTGACCAGGCGCCAATCCGCCTCGGGCCAGGACTTCCCGGGGTCGGGGCACCGCCCGGCCGACCGCAAGACGTGGATGGCGGAGCTGGGGCCGGAGCGGCTGCGCGTGCACCAGGTGGTGTGGCCAGGCACCCACAACTCCGCCACCGCCGAGATCGGCGTCCCCTTCGTCACCCGCCCCTTCGCGCAGTGCCAGTCGCTCTCCGTCTACCACCAGCTCGCCACGGGCTGCCGCCTCCTCGACGTCCGCGTGCAGAAGGACCGCCGCGTCTGCCACGGCCCGCTCGTCGCGAGCTACACCGTCGACGTCGTCATCGACGACGTGCGGCGCTTCCTGTCCGAGACCGCCTCAGAGGTGCTCGTCCTCGAGGTGCGCACCGAGTTCGGCCACGAGGACCCGCCGGAGTTCGCCAAGTACCTCGTGgagcggctgggcgagcacctgatCCCGCAGGACGAGGCAGTGTTCCGCAAGACCATAGCCGAGCTGCTGCCGCGGCGGGTGATCTGCGTGTGGAAGCCGCGCaactcgccggcgccggcgcgcggcGGGCCGCTGTGGAGCGGCGGGTACCTGAGGGACAACTGGATCAACACGGACCTGCCGGAGAAGAAGTTCGACGGCAACCTCGCGTCCCTAGCGCAGCAGCCCGACCCGGCGGCCGCACGGAGGTTCCTCTACCGGGTGGAGAACACGCTGACGCCGCAGACCGACAACCCGGTGCTGCTCGTCGAGCCGGTCACGCGGCGCATCCACCGCTTCGCGCGCTTCTTCATCGCCCAGGCCTTCGCCAGGGGCCTCGGCGGCAAGCTGCAGGTCTTCTCCACCGACTTCATCGACGGCGACTTCGTCGACGCCTGCGCCGGCGTCACCAAGGCCCGCGTCGACGGCGCCGCGTGA